AAAAGACCGCCGCCGCGGCGACCGCGCCATGAGTAGCCAAGCCTTGCAGATGCCGCGCTGGATGGACCTGGTCCTCCTGCCGCTGTGGAACCTGCTGATCGCGCTGGCCGTGGCCGGCGGCGTGGTGCTGCTGATCGGCGCGAGCCCGATGCAGGCGCTGACCGTGCTGCTGGAAGGCGCGCTCGGCAGCGCGCGCGGCCTCGGCTACACGCTGTACTACACGACCACCTTCATCTTCACCGGCCTGGCGGTCGCGGTGGCCTTCCACGGCGGCCTGTTCAACATCGGCGGGGAAGGGCAGGCGACCCTCGGCGGCATCGGCGTGGGGCTGGTCTCGCTGTGGCTGGGCGCCAAGCTGCCGGGCTTCGTGATGATCCCGCTGGCGATCGTCGCGGCCGCGCTGTTCGGCATGGTGTGGGCCGCGGTGCCCGGCTACCTGCAGGCCTGGCGCGGCAGCCATGTGGTCATCACGACCATCATGTTCAACTTCCTCGCGGCCAGTCTCAACGGCTACCTGCTCGTGAACTGGCTGCGCCCCAACGGCTCGATGTCGGTCGAGAGCGATGCCTTCGCCGACTCGGCGCGCATGCCGGCGGTCCATGAACTGCTGGCGAAGGTCGGCGTCGAATGGCCGTCCTCGCCGCTGAACCTGTCCATCCTGCTGGCCGTCGCGGCCTGCGTCTTCGTCTGGTGGTTCCTGTGGAAGAGCCGCGCCGGCTACGTGCTGCGCGCGGTCGGTTCCAACCCGAGCGCCGCGCATTACGCGGGCATCAGGCCGCGCTGGCAGGTGCTCGCCGCGATGGGCCTGTCGGGCGCGCTGGCCGGGCTGGTCGGCGTCAAC
This genomic stretch from Mitsuaria sp. 7 harbors:
- a CDS encoding ABC transporter permease, which gives rise to MSSQALQMPRWMDLVLLPLWNLLIALAVAGGVVLLIGASPMQALTVLLEGALGSARGLGYTLYYTTTFIFTGLAVAVAFHGGLFNIGGEGQATLGGIGVGLVSLWLGAKLPGFVMIPLAIVAAALFGMVWAAVPGYLQAWRGSHVVITTIMFNFLAASLNGYLLVNWLRPNGSMSVESDAFADSARMPAVHELLAKVGVEWPSSPLNLSILLAVAACVFVWWFLWKSRAGYVLRAVGSNPSAAHYAGIRPRWQVLAAMGLSGALAGLVGVNEIAGVQGKLTLDFVAGAGFTGIAVALMGRNHPVGIVLASLLFGTLYQGGVEVSFEVPGFSREMVVTVQGLIVLFAGAMAMVSAPMFAKLYAAVARKRVAGGAGGASVAGGKSNG